In one window of Micromonospora cathayae DNA:
- a CDS encoding ThuA domain-containing protein — protein sequence MRRLLRSALGVVTAAAAVLAATTSATPASAADAPYDVLVFSKTAGFRHDSIAVGIQAIRELGTANNFTVTATEDASRFTTANLAQYEAVIFLNTTGDVLDASQQTAFESYVNGGGGYVGVHSAADTEYGWSYYGSLVGGYFASHPAIQQANIKVENRAHPATGHLPQTWTRTDEWYNYQTNPRSGARVLATLDESSYSGGSMGGDHPISWCKTVNSGRSFYTGLGHTQASYSEAAFRSHLLGGIRYASGRAKADCRPETGYTALYNGSTTGWSQAGPGSFTNADATLTSVGGMGLYWYSAKQFTNYSLKLDWRMPGDDNSGVFIGFPPSTDPWSAVNNGYEIQIDATDAADRTTGAVYTFKSADLAARDAALNPPGEWNSYELLVEGERLQVFLNGRKINDFTNTDPARSLAGHIGLQNHGTGDDVSFRNVRIKELGGTPPPGGNTTVQAEAFSSASGVTPFTKAGANGGQTLGYVDPGDWAAYQGLDLTGVTSFRARVVSGGAGGTIGIRTGSPTGPLLGQVAVPNTGSWTTYADVSTTLTGVPTGTQTVHLTFTGSGTGLFDVDDFTLVRGGGTPGTPGTGPIVGLAGKCLDVRNAATADGTQIQIWTCNGSAAQTWSVTPNSTVKALGKCLDVSGGGSADGTKIQLWTCNGSGAQNWSAQADGTLRNPQSGKCLDVSNNSATDGQAVHLWTCLSAANQKWTLP from the coding sequence ATGCGCAGACTCCTTCGATCCGCCCTCGGCGTGGTGACCGCCGCCGCCGCGGTGCTCGCCGCTACCACGTCCGCTACTCCGGCCAGTGCGGCGGATGCCCCGTACGACGTGCTGGTGTTCTCGAAGACCGCCGGGTTCCGGCACGACTCGATCGCCGTGGGCATCCAGGCGATCCGGGAACTCGGCACGGCGAACAACTTCACCGTCACCGCGACCGAGGACGCCAGCCGGTTCACCACGGCGAACCTGGCCCAGTACGAGGCGGTGATCTTCCTCAACACCACCGGTGACGTCCTGGACGCCAGCCAGCAGACCGCCTTCGAGTCGTACGTCAACGGCGGCGGCGGCTACGTGGGCGTGCACTCCGCCGCCGACACCGAGTACGGCTGGTCGTACTACGGCAGCCTGGTCGGTGGGTACTTCGCCTCGCATCCGGCCATCCAGCAGGCGAACATCAAGGTCGAGAACCGGGCGCACCCGGCCACCGGGCACCTGCCGCAGACCTGGACCCGCACCGACGAGTGGTACAACTACCAGACCAATCCGCGTTCGGGCGCGCGGGTCCTGGCCACCCTGGACGAGTCGTCGTACTCGGGCGGGTCGATGGGTGGTGACCATCCGATCTCCTGGTGCAAGACGGTGAACTCCGGGCGGTCGTTCTACACCGGGCTGGGGCACACCCAGGCGTCGTACTCGGAGGCGGCGTTCCGGTCGCACCTGCTCGGCGGCATCCGGTACGCGTCCGGTCGGGCCAAGGCGGACTGCCGTCCGGAGACCGGCTACACCGCCCTCTACAACGGCTCCACCACCGGCTGGTCGCAGGCCGGGCCGGGCAGCTTCACCAACGCCGACGCCACCCTCACCTCGGTCGGCGGCATGGGCCTGTACTGGTACAGCGCCAAGCAGTTCACCAACTACTCGCTGAAGCTGGACTGGCGGATGCCCGGCGACGACAACTCGGGCGTCTTCATCGGCTTCCCGCCGTCGACCGACCCCTGGTCGGCGGTGAACAACGGGTACGAGATCCAGATCGACGCCACCGACGCGGCGGACCGGACCACCGGCGCGGTCTACACCTTCAAGTCCGCCGACCTCGCCGCCCGGGACGCCGCGCTGAACCCGCCGGGGGAGTGGAACAGCTACGAGCTGCTGGTCGAGGGGGAACGGCTCCAGGTCTTCCTCAACGGGCGGAAGATCAACGACTTCACCAACACCGACCCGGCCCGCTCGCTCGCCGGCCACATCGGGCTCCAGAACCACGGTACGGGCGACGACGTGTCGTTCCGCAACGTCCGGATCAAAGAGTTGGGCGGTACCCCGCCGCCGGGCGGCAACACCACCGTGCAGGCCGAGGCGTTCAGCTCGGCCAGCGGGGTCACCCCGTTCACCAAGGCGGGAGCCAACGGCGGGCAGACCCTCGGGTACGTCGACCCGGGCGACTGGGCCGCGTACCAGGGCCTGGACCTGACCGGGGTCACCTCGTTCCGGGCCCGGGTGGTCTCGGGTGGGGCGGGCGGCACCATCGGCATCCGTACCGGTTCGCCCACCGGCCCGTTGCTCGGCCAGGTGGCGGTGCCCAACACCGGAAGCTGGACCACGTACGCCGACGTCAGCACCACCCTGACCGGGGTGCCCACCGGTACGCAGACCGTGCACCTGACCTTCACCGGTTCCGGGACCGGCCTGTTCGACGTGGACGACTTCACCCTGGTCCGGGGCGGCGGCACCCCCGGTACCCCGGGCACCGGCCCGATCGTGGGGCTGGCCGGCAAGTGCCTGGACGTGCGGAACGCGGCGACCGCCGACGGTACCCAGATCCAGATCTGGACCTGCAACGGTTCGGCCGCGCAGACCTGGTCGGTGACGCCGAACAGCACGGTGAAGGCGCTGGGCAAGTGCCTGGACGTGTCGGGTGGTGGTTCGGCCGACGGTACGAAGATCCAGCTGTGGACGTGTAACGGCAGCGGGGCGCAGAACTGGTCGGCGCAGGCGGACGGCACGCTGCGGAACCCGCAGTCGGGCAAGTGTCTGGACGTGTCGAACAACAGCGCCACCGACGGTCAGGCGGTCCACCTGTGGACCTGTCTGTCGGCCGCCAACCAGAAGTGGACCCTGCCGTAG
- a CDS encoding sugar phosphate isomerase/epimerase family protein, with the protein MARPITLFTGQWADLPFEEVCRLASEWGYDGLEIACWGDHFEVDKALADDSYVERKKETLAKYNLQVFTISNHLVGQAVCDHPIDERHQDILPARIWGDGEPEGVRQRAAEEIKDTARAAAKLGVNTVVGFTGSSIWHTLAMFPPVPPAMIERGYQDFADRWNPILDVFDEVGVRFAHEVHPSEIAYDYWTTKRTLEAIGHRPAFGLNWDPSHFVWQELDPVNFIFDFADRIYHVDCKDAKVRTGDGRRGRLASHLPWADLRRGWDFVSTGHGDVPWEDCFRALNAIGYDGPISIEWEDAGMDRLVGAPEALQFVRRLAFDAPSAAFDAAFSSKD; encoded by the coding sequence ATGGCGCGACCGATCACGCTCTTCACCGGCCAGTGGGCCGATCTGCCGTTCGAGGAGGTCTGCCGGCTGGCCTCGGAGTGGGGCTACGACGGGCTGGAGATCGCCTGCTGGGGCGACCACTTCGAGGTCGACAAGGCGCTCGCCGACGACTCGTACGTCGAGCGCAAGAAGGAGACGCTGGCCAAGTACAACCTCCAGGTCTTCACGATCTCCAACCACCTGGTCGGCCAGGCGGTCTGCGACCACCCGATCGACGAGCGCCACCAGGACATCCTGCCGGCCCGGATCTGGGGCGACGGGGAGCCCGAGGGGGTCCGCCAGCGGGCCGCCGAGGAGATCAAGGACACCGCGCGGGCCGCCGCGAAGCTCGGCGTGAACACCGTCGTCGGGTTCACCGGCTCGTCGATCTGGCACACCCTGGCGATGTTCCCGCCGGTGCCGCCGGCCATGATCGAGCGCGGCTACCAGGACTTCGCCGACCGGTGGAACCCGATCCTCGACGTCTTCGACGAGGTGGGTGTGCGCTTCGCCCACGAGGTACACCCCAGTGAGATCGCCTACGACTACTGGACCACCAAGCGGACCCTGGAGGCGATCGGGCACCGGCCGGCGTTCGGCCTGAACTGGGACCCGTCGCACTTCGTCTGGCAGGAGCTGGACCCGGTGAACTTCATCTTCGACTTCGCCGACCGGATCTACCACGTCGACTGCAAGGACGCGAAGGTGCGTACCGGTGACGGGCGGCGGGGCCGGCTCGCGTCCCACCTGCCCTGGGCGGACCTGCGGCGCGGCTGGGACTTCGTCTCCACCGGCCACGGTGACGTGCCGTGGGAGGACTGCTTCCGGGCGTTGAACGCGATCGGCTACGACGGGCCGATCTCGATCGAGTGGGAGGACGCCGGAATGGACCGGCTGGTCGGCGCGCCCGAGGCGCTCCAGTTCGTCCGCCGGCTCGCCTTCGACGCCCCGTCGGCGGCCTTCGACGCCGCGTTCAGCAGCAAGGACTGA
- a CDS encoding PQQ-dependent sugar dehydrogenase — protein sequence MSTHDGASGRRLTSVGSALLLVAAAGLVALGGPAPAQAHTITPTDFQQVTLAKGVAEVGEPMTIAVLPDRSVLHTARNGTLRRTDAAGTTTVVGTIPVYTHDEEGLQGVGVDPNFATNRHIYLYYAPPLSTPAGDAPATGTDFSAWQGVNRLSRFTLNANWTLNTSSQVNVLDVPADRGICCHVGGDIDFDAAGNLYLSTGDDTNPFDSAGYAPIDERTNRNPAYDAQRSAANTNDLRGKILRIKVNADGSYSIPAGNMFAPGTARTRPEIYAMGFRNPFRMSVDKATGVVYVGDYGPDSGTTSTRGPSGQVEFNRVTGPGNYGWPYCTGTNTATETYAEWDFAAGTAGAKYNCTGGPTNNSFRNTGLPTLPGAKPAWIRYAGDAGSPPEFGGGSESPMAGPVYRYSASNPSTTKFPQSFDGQFFAAELGRGWIKPIHLNADGSPGAIDASFPWNGKQVMDSAFGPDGALYVLDYGTGYFNGDANSALYRYDYVAGGNRAPTAVAAADKTSGAAPLTVNFSSAGSSDPEGGALSYSWAFGDGTTSTAANPSKTFTANGTYNVTLTVRDPQGATGTASVQIGVGNTAPTVTITGPANGSLFSYGDTVPFSITVTDPEDGTIDCAKVKMTYVLGHDQHGHQITSKNGCSGSITIPVDGEHDDAANIFAIFDAEYTDAGGLTTHKQHTLQPRKRQAEHYKTFSGVGLHDKATAEGGRTVGSIDNGDWIAFEPYRLDKATSFSARVSSAGAGGTIQVRTGSPTGTVLGQATVPVTGGWDVFTTVTGTISGAPASTGTLYLTFAGGTGALFDIDSFTFVTSGATAGTGPIVGLGGKCLDVRNAATADGTQIQIWTCNGTAAQTWSVTPNSTVKALGKCLDVSGGGTADGTKIQLWTCNGTAAQNWSAQADGTLRNPQSGKCLDVSNNSATDGQAVHLWTCLAAANQKWTLP from the coding sequence GTGTCCACACACGACGGCGCATCCGGCCGGCGGCTCACCTCGGTCGGCTCCGCGCTGCTGCTGGTGGCCGCCGCCGGGCTGGTCGCCCTCGGCGGCCCGGCCCCCGCCCAGGCCCACACCATCACCCCCACCGACTTCCAGCAGGTCACCCTGGCCAAGGGCGTCGCCGAGGTCGGCGAACCCATGACCATCGCGGTGCTACCCGACCGCTCCGTGCTGCACACCGCCCGCAACGGCACGCTGCGTCGCACCGACGCGGCCGGCACCACCACCGTGGTCGGCACCATCCCCGTCTACACCCACGACGAGGAGGGCCTCCAGGGCGTCGGGGTCGACCCGAACTTCGCCACCAACCGGCACATCTACCTGTACTACGCCCCGCCGCTGTCCACCCCCGCCGGGGACGCCCCGGCCACCGGCACCGACTTCTCCGCCTGGCAGGGCGTGAACCGGTTGTCCCGGTTCACCCTCAACGCCAACTGGACGTTGAACACGTCCAGCCAGGTCAACGTCCTCGACGTGCCGGCCGACCGGGGCATCTGCTGCCACGTCGGCGGGGACATCGACTTCGACGCGGCCGGGAACCTGTACCTGTCGACCGGGGACGACACCAACCCGTTCGACTCGGCCGGTTACGCCCCGATCGACGAGCGCACCAACCGCAACCCGGCGTACGACGCCCAGCGCAGTGCGGCGAACACCAACGACCTGCGGGGCAAGATCCTGCGGATCAAGGTGAACGCGGACGGAAGCTACTCCATCCCGGCCGGGAACATGTTCGCGCCGGGTACCGCGCGGACCCGTCCGGAGATCTACGCGATGGGCTTCCGTAACCCGTTCCGGATGAGCGTGGACAAGGCCACCGGCGTCGTCTACGTCGGTGACTACGGCCCGGACTCCGGCACCACCAGCACGCGCGGCCCCAGCGGGCAGGTGGAGTTCAACCGGGTCACCGGTCCGGGCAACTACGGCTGGCCGTACTGCACCGGCACCAACACCGCCACCGAGACGTACGCGGAGTGGGACTTCGCCGCCGGCACCGCCGGGGCCAAGTACAACTGCACGGGCGGGCCGACCAACAACTCGTTCCGGAACACCGGTCTGCCCACCCTGCCCGGGGCGAAGCCGGCCTGGATCCGGTACGCCGGGGACGCCGGCAGCCCGCCGGAGTTCGGTGGCGGCTCCGAGTCGCCGATGGCCGGCCCGGTCTACCGGTACAGCGCGTCGAACCCGTCCACCACGAAGTTCCCGCAGTCCTTCGACGGGCAGTTCTTCGCCGCCGAGCTGGGCCGGGGCTGGATCAAGCCGATCCACCTGAACGCCGACGGTTCGCCCGGCGCGATCGACGCGTCCTTCCCCTGGAACGGCAAGCAGGTGATGGACTCCGCGTTCGGCCCGGACGGCGCGCTGTACGTCCTCGACTACGGCACCGGCTACTTCAACGGCGACGCCAACTCGGCGCTGTACCGGTACGACTACGTGGCCGGTGGCAACCGTGCGCCGACCGCCGTCGCCGCCGCCGACAAGACCTCCGGGGCGGCCCCGTTGACGGTGAACTTCTCGTCGGCCGGGTCGTCGGACCCGGAGGGTGGGGCGCTCAGCTACTCGTGGGCGTTCGGCGACGGCACCACGTCCACGGCGGCGAACCCGAGCAAGACGTTCACCGCCAACGGCACCTACAACGTCACCCTGACCGTCCGTGACCCGCAGGGCGCGACCGGCACCGCCAGCGTGCAGATCGGCGTCGGCAACACCGCCCCGACCGTCACCATCACCGGCCCGGCCAACGGTTCGCTGTTCTCCTACGGCGACACCGTGCCGTTCAGCATCACCGTCACCGACCCCGAGGACGGCACCATCGACTGCGCCAAGGTCAAGATGACCTACGTACTCGGGCACGACCAGCACGGCCACCAGATCACCTCGAAGAACGGCTGCTCCGGCTCGATCACCATCCCGGTCGACGGGGAACACGACGACGCGGCGAACATCTTCGCGATCTTCGACGCCGAGTACACCGACGCCGGTGGGCTGACCACCCACAAGCAGCACACCCTCCAGCCGCGCAAGCGGCAGGCGGAGCACTACAAGACCTTCTCCGGGGTGGGCCTGCACGACAAGGCCACCGCCGAGGGCGGCCGGACCGTCGGCAGCATCGACAACGGGGACTGGATCGCGTTCGAGCCGTACCGGCTGGACAAGGCCACCTCGTTCAGCGCCCGGGTCTCCTCGGCCGGGGCCGGCGGCACCATCCAGGTGCGGACGGGTTCGCCCACCGGCACCGTGCTGGGTCAGGCGACGGTACCGGTGACCGGCGGTTGGGACGTCTTCACCACGGTCACCGGCACCATCTCCGGCGCGCCGGCCAGCACCGGCACGCTCTACCTCACCTTCGCCGGTGGCACCGGGGCGCTGTTCGACATCGACTCGTTCACCTTCGTCACCAGCGGCGCCACCGCCGGTACCGGCCCGATCGTCGGGCTCGGCGGCAAGTGCCTGGACGTGCGGAACGCGGCGACCGCCGACGGTACCCAGATCCAGATCTGGACCTGCAACGGCACCGCCGCGCAGACCTGGTCGGTGACGCCGAACAGCACGGTGAAGGCGCTGGGCAAGTGCCTGGACGTGTCGGGTGGCGGCACCGCCGACGGTACGAAGATCCAGCTCTGGACGTGCAACGGCACCGCGGCACAGAACTGGTCGGCGCAGGCGGACGGCACGCTGCGGAACCCGCAGTCGGGCAAGTGCCTGGACGTGTCGAACAACAGCGCCACCGACGGTCAGGCGGTCCACCTGTGGACCTGTCTCGCCGCCGCCAACCAGAAGTGGACCCTGCCGTAA
- a CDS encoding lectin, with protein MSRSDSRLGRRLSSAGSALLLVATAGLVTLAAGGSPAAAHPINASDFQQVTLAKGVAEMGEPMTMAVLPDRSVLHTARNGTLRRTDAAGTTTVVGTIPVYTHDEDGLQGVGVDPNFATNRHIYLYYAPPLNTPGGNAPSTGTDFSAWQGVNRLSRFTLNANWTLNTSSQVNILDVAADRGICCHAGGDIDFDAAGNLYLSTGDDTNPFESAGYSPLDERTNRNPAYDAQRSAGNTNDLRGKILRIKVNADGSYSIPAGNMFAPGTARTRPEIYAMGFRNPFRMSVDKATGVVYVGDYGPDAGTTSNRGPSGQVEFNRVTGPGNYGWPYCTGTNTSTETYAEWDFGNNTAGAKYNCTGGPTNNSFRNSGLTTLAAAKSSWIKYAGDSGSPPEFGGGSESPSAGPVYRYDANNPSTTKWPQSFDGQFFAGEFGRGWIKPIHVNADGSRGTIDSSFPWNGKQVMDQAFGPDGALYVLDYGTGYYSGDANSALYRYDYVGSGNNRAPTAVATADRTSGQAPLTVNFSSAGSSDPEGGALSYSWAFGDGTTSTAANPSKTFTANGTYNVTLTVRDPQGATGTASVQIGVGNTAPTVTINGPVNGTLFSYGETVPFSITVTDPEDGTIDCTKVKLTYVLGHDQHGHAISSHTGCSGSVTIPVDGEHDDAANVFGIFDAEYTDAGGLTTHKQHILQPRKRQAEHYKTSSGVLTYSKTAAEGGMTVGDINNGDWIAFEPYRLANVTSFSARVSSAGAGGTIQVRAGSPTGTVLGSATVPVTGGWETFTNVTGTVAGPPSGTTTLYLTFAGSGTGFLYDVDTFTLNTGTTNPAPGGQIVGLGGKCLDVRNGSSTDGTQVQIFTCNGAAGQQWTVTPNGPIKALGKCLDVNAGASADGTKIQIWSCNGGGNQNWSAQADGSLRNAATGKCLDVSNNSATDGQAVHLWTCHGGANQKWTLP; from the coding sequence ATGTCCAGATCCGACAGCAGGCTCGGCCGACGACTATCGTCGGCCGGCTCCGCGCTGCTCCTGGTGGCCACGGCCGGCCTGGTCACCCTCGCGGCCGGTGGTTCCCCCGCCGCCGCCCACCCGATCAACGCCAGCGACTTCCAGCAGGTCACCCTGGCCAAGGGCGTCGCCGAGATGGGCGAGCCGATGACGATGGCGGTGCTGCCGGACCGGTCGGTGCTGCACACCGCCCGCAACGGCACGCTGCGTCGCACCGACGCGGCCGGCACCACCACCGTGGTCGGCACCATCCCCGTCTACACCCACGACGAAGACGGTCTGCAGGGCGTCGGGGTCGACCCGAACTTCGCCACCAACCGGCACATCTACCTGTACTACGCCCCGCCACTGAACACCCCGGGTGGCAACGCCCCGAGCACCGGGACCGACTTCTCCGCCTGGCAGGGCGTGAACCGGTTGTCCCGGTTCACCCTCAACGCCAACTGGACGCTCAACACGTCCAGCCAGGTGAACATTCTGGACGTGGCCGCCGACCGGGGTATCTGCTGCCACGCCGGTGGGGACATCGACTTCGACGCGGCCGGGAACCTGTACCTGTCGACCGGTGACGACACCAACCCGTTCGAGTCCGCCGGGTACTCCCCGCTGGACGAGCGGACCAACCGCAACCCGGCGTACGACGCGCAGCGTAGCGCCGGGAACACCAACGATCTGCGGGGCAAGATCCTGCGGATCAAGGTGAACGCGGACGGAAGCTACTCCATCCCGGCGGGGAACATGTTCGCGCCGGGTACCGCGCGGACCCGTCCGGAGATCTACGCGATGGGGTTCCGTAACCCGTTCCGGATGAGCGTGGACAAGGCCACCGGGGTGGTCTACGTCGGTGACTACGGCCCGGACGCCGGCACCACCAGCAACCGTGGGCCGAGCGGGCAGGTGGAGTTCAACCGGGTGACCGGTCCGGGCAACTACGGCTGGCCGTACTGCACCGGCACCAACACCAGCACCGAGACGTACGCGGAGTGGGACTTCGGCAACAACACCGCCGGCGCGAAGTACAACTGCACCGGCGGCCCCACCAACAACTCGTTCCGCAACAGCGGCCTGACCACCCTGGCGGCCGCCAAGTCGTCCTGGATCAAGTACGCCGGCGACTCCGGCAGCCCGCCCGAGTTCGGCGGCGGCTCCGAGTCCCCGTCCGCCGGACCGGTCTACCGGTACGACGCGAACAACCCCTCCACCACCAAGTGGCCGCAGTCGTTCGACGGGCAGTTCTTCGCCGGCGAGTTCGGCCGGGGCTGGATCAAGCCGATCCACGTCAACGCCGACGGCTCCCGGGGCACCATCGACTCGTCGTTCCCGTGGAACGGCAAGCAGGTCATGGACCAGGCGTTCGGCCCGGACGGCGCGCTGTACGTCCTCGACTACGGCACCGGCTACTACAGCGGTGACGCCAACTCGGCGCTGTACCGGTACGACTACGTCGGCAGCGGCAACAACCGCGCGCCGACCGCGGTGGCGACCGCCGACCGGACGTCCGGGCAGGCCCCGTTGACGGTGAACTTCTCGTCGGCCGGGTCGTCGGACCCGGAGGGCGGGGCGCTCAGCTACTCGTGGGCGTTCGGCGACGGCACCACCTCGACGGCGGCGAACCCGAGCAAGACGTTCACCGCCAACGGCACCTACAACGTCACCCTGACCGTCCGTGACCCGCAGGGCGCGACCGGCACCGCCAGCGTGCAGATCGGCGTCGGCAACACCGCCCCCACGGTCACCATCAACGGCCCGGTCAACGGCACCCTGTTCTCGTACGGGGAGACGGTGCCGTTCAGCATCACCGTCACCGACCCGGAGGACGGCACCATCGACTGCACCAAGGTCAAGCTGACCTACGTGCTGGGCCACGACCAGCACGGCCACGCGATCAGCTCGCACACCGGCTGCTCCGGCTCGGTGACCATCCCGGTCGACGGCGAGCACGACGACGCGGCGAACGTCTTCGGCATCTTCGACGCCGAGTACACCGACGCCGGTGGGCTGACCACCCACAAGCAGCACATCCTCCAGCCGCGCAAGCGGCAGGCGGAGCACTACAAGACCTCCTCCGGGGTGCTGACGTACAGCAAGACCGCCGCCGAGGGCGGCATGACCGTCGGTGACATCAACAACGGGGACTGGATCGCGTTCGAGCCGTACCGGCTGGCCAACGTCACCTCGTTCAGCGCCCGGGTCTCCTCGGCCGGGGCCGGCGGCACCATCCAGGTCCGGGCGGGGTCGCCCACCGGCACCGTGCTCGGCTCGGCGACCGTGCCGGTGACCGGCGGTTGGGAGACCTTCACCAACGTCACCGGGACCGTCGCCGGCCCGCCGTCCGGCACCACCACCCTGTACCTGACGTTCGCCGGCAGCGGCACCGGCTTCCTGTACGACGTCGACACCTTCACGCTCAACACCGGCACCACCAACCCGGCCCCCGGCGGGCAGATCGTCGGGCTGGGCGGCAAGTGCCTGGACGTGCGGAACGGCTCGTCGACGGACGGCACCCAGGTGCAGATCTTCACCTGCAACGGTGCCGCCGGGCAGCAGTGGACGGTGACGCCGAACGGCCCGATCAAGGCGCTGGGCAAGTGCCTGGACGTCAACGCCGGCGCGTCGGCCGACGGTACGAAGATCCAGATCTGGAGCTGCAACGGCGGCGGGAACCAGAACTGGTCCGCGCAGGCGGACGGCTCGCTGCGCAACGCGGCGACCGGCAAGTGCCTGGACGTCTCCAACAACAGCGCCACCGACGGTCAGGCGGTCCACCTGTGGACCTGCCACGGTGGCGCCAACCAGAAGTGGACCCTGCCGTAA
- a CDS encoding ThuA domain-containing protein, whose product MRRLLRSALGAVTAAAAVLACTTPATPASAADAPYDVLVFSKTAGFRHDSIAVGIQAIRELGTANNFTVTATEDASRFTTANLAQYEAVIFLNTTGDVLDASQQTAFESYVNGGGGYVGVHSASDTEYDWSYYGNLVGGYFSSHPAIQQATIKVENRAHPATGHLSSNWTRTDEWYNFRANPRSSARVLAALDESSYSGGSMGGDHPISWCKTVNSGRSFYTGLGHTQASYSEAAFRSHLLGGIRYASGRAKADCRPETGYTALYNGSTTGWTQAGPGSFTNSDATLTSVGGMGMLWYSAKEFASYSLKLDWRMPGDDNSGVVLGFPAGSSPDGALASGYEVQIDATDAADRTTGAIYGVKSADIAARDAALNPPGEWNSYELLVEGERLQVFLNGTKINDFTNTDPARGLAGHIGIQNHGTGDDVSFRNIRIKELGTTPPPGGNTVVQAEAYTSASGVTKVSKSSANGGQAVGYIDPGDWTAYQSVNLTGVTALRARTASAGAGGTIQVRTGSPTGTVLGQVAVPVTGSWDSFTTVTANLSGVPSGSQNLYLTFTGSGGSLFDIDEFTLVRSGTNPDPGTGGRIVGLGGKCLDVRNGSSTDGTQIQIFTCNGATGQQWTVTPNGPIKALNKCLDVNAGASADGTKIQLWTCSGGGPQNWSAQADGSLRNPATGKCLDVSNNSATDGQAVHLWSCHGGANQKWTLP is encoded by the coding sequence ATGCGCAGACTCCTCCGATCCGCCCTCGGCGCGGTCACCGCCGCCGCCGCGGTGCTCGCCTGCACCACCCCTGCCACCCCGGCCAGTGCGGCGGACGCTCCGTACGACGTGCTGGTGTTCTCGAAGACCGCCGGGTTCCGGCACGATTCGATCGCCGTGGGCATCCAGGCGATCCGGGAACTCGGCACGGCGAACAACTTCACCGTCACCGCGACCGAGGACGCGTCCCGGTTCACCACGGCGAACCTGGCCCAGTACGAGGCGGTGATCTTCCTCAACACCACCGGTGACGTCCTGGACGCCAGCCAGCAGACCGCCTTCGAGTCGTACGTCAACGGCGGCGGCGGCTACGTCGGCGTCCACTCGGCGTCCGACACCGAGTACGACTGGTCCTACTACGGCAACCTGGTGGGCGGCTACTTCTCCTCCCACCCGGCCATCCAGCAGGCCACCATCAAGGTCGAGAACCGGGCCCACCCGGCCACCGGCCACCTGTCGTCCAACTGGACCCGCACCGACGAGTGGTACAACTTCCGGGCCAACCCCCGGTCCTCGGCCCGGGTCCTCGCCGCCCTGGACGAGTCGTCGTACTCGGGCGGGTCGATGGGTGGTGACCATCCGATCTCCTGGTGCAAGACGGTCAACTCCGGTCGGTCGTTCTACACCGGCCTGGGCCACACCCAGGCGTCGTACTCGGAGGCGGCGTTCCGGTCGCACCTGCTCGGCGGCATCCGGTACGCGTCCGGTCGGGCCAAGGCGGACTGCCGTCCGGAGACCGGCTACACCGCCCTCTACAACGGCTCCACCACCGGCTGGACCCAGGCCGGGCCGGGCAGCTTCACCAACAGCGACGCCACCCTCACCTCCGTGGGTGGCATGGGAATGCTCTGGTACAGCGCCAAGGAGTTCGCCAGCTACTCGCTGAAGCTGGACTGGCGGATGCCCGGCGACGACAACTCCGGCGTGGTCCTCGGCTTCCCGGCCGGCAGCAGCCCGGACGGGGCCCTGGCGAGCGGCTACGAGGTCCAGATCGACGCCACCGACGCGGCCGACCGGACCACCGGCGCGATCTACGGGGTGAAGTCCGCCGACATCGCCGCCCGGGACGCCGCACTGAACCCACCGGGCGAGTGGAACAGCTACGAACTGCTGGTCGAGGGGGAACGCCTCCAGGTCTTCCTCAACGGTACGAAGATCAACGACTTCACCAACACCGACCCGGCCCGAGGGCTGGCCGGCCACATCGGCATCCAGAACCACGGCACCGGTGACGACGTCTCGTTCCGCAACATCCGGATCAAGGAACTGGGCACCACCCCGCCGCCGGGCGGCAACACCGTCGTCCAGGCCGAGGCGTACACCTCGGCCAGCGGGGTCACCAAGGTCTCCAAGTCCTCCGCCAACGGCGGACAGGCCGTCGGCTACATCGATCCGGGCGACTGGACCGCGTACCAGTCGGTCAACCTGACCGGGGTCACCGCGCTGCGCGCCCGGACCGCCTCCGCCGGGGCCGGCGGCACCATCCAGGTCCGTACCGGCTCGCCCACCGGCACCGTGCTCGGCCAGGTCGCGGTGCCCGTCACCGGCAGCTGGGACAGCTTCACCACGGTCACCGCCAACCTGTCCGGGGTCCCGTCCGGCAGCCAGAACCTGTACCTGACGTTCACCGGCTCCGGCGGCAGCCTGTTCGACATCGACGAGTTCACCCTCGTCCGCTCCGGCACCAACCCCGACCCCGGCACCGGGGGACGGATCGTCGGGCTGGGCGGCAAGTGCCTGGACGTGCGGAACGGCTCGTCGACGGACGGCACGCAGATCCAGATCTTCACCTGCAACGGTGCGACCGGCCAGCAGTGGACGGTGACGCCGAACGGCCCGATCAAGGCGCTGAACAAGTGCCTGGACGTCAACGCCGGCGCGTCGGCCGACGGCACGAAGATCCAGCTCTGGACCTGCAGCGGCGGCGGCCCGCAGAACTGGTCCGCCCAGGCGGACGGCTCGCTGCGTAACCCGGCGACCGGCAAGTGCCTGGACGTCTCCAACAACAGCGCCACCGACGGTCAGGCGGTCCACCTGTGGTCCTGCCACGGCGGCGCGAACCAGAAGTGGACCCTGCCCTGA